The following are encoded together in the Pseudoxanthomonas sp. YR558 genome:
- a CDS encoding alpha/beta fold hydrolase — MNTFDIDIAALDIPLCSPDGHGYTLLARIPATAISALLWIPALGVAARHYLPFADMLAARGTAVFVHEWRGNGSSTQRAGRRQDWGYRELLGTDLPLSHAEMQRRLPGLPHVTGGHSLGGQLAACYLGAEPTAFERLWLVGSGTPYWRTFPGLRGYALPLFYQFAPWLAHACGALPGRRLGFGGDEARGVIRDWARVGLSGRYRAAGWPADLEAGMRQVRIPIDGVLFDDDWLAPESSLRALIAKMPDAPSRIEVLHHVALGTRADHFAWMKQPQAVVDALLA; from the coding sequence ATGAACACCTTCGACATCGACATCGCGGCGCTCGATATCCCGTTGTGCTCGCCGGATGGGCATGGCTACACGCTGCTCGCGCGCATCCCGGCGACCGCGATCTCCGCACTGCTGTGGATTCCTGCACTCGGCGTGGCCGCACGCCACTACCTGCCGTTCGCGGACATGCTGGCGGCGCGCGGCACGGCGGTGTTCGTGCACGAATGGCGCGGCAATGGCAGCAGCACGCAGCGGGCCGGTCGCCGCCAGGACTGGGGTTACCGCGAACTGCTGGGCACCGACCTGCCGCTGAGCCACGCCGAGATGCAACGTCGCTTGCCCGGTCTGCCTCACGTGACCGGCGGCCATAGCCTGGGCGGACAGCTCGCGGCCTGCTACCTAGGCGCAGAGCCGACGGCATTCGAGCGGTTGTGGCTGGTCGGCAGCGGCACGCCGTACTGGCGTACCTTCCCCGGCTTGCGCGGCTACGCCCTGCCCCTGTTCTATCAATTCGCCCCGTGGCTGGCCCACGCCTGCGGCGCCTTGCCCGGCCGCCGGCTCGGTTTCGGCGGCGACGAGGCGCGTGGCGTGATCCGCGACTGGGCGCGGGTCGGCCTCAGCGGACGTTACCGCGCGGCAGGCTGGCCGGCGGATCTGGAAGCCGGCATGCGCCAGGTGCGCATCCCCATCGACGGCGTGCTGTTCGACGACGATTGGCTGGCACCCGAAAGTTCGCTGCGCGCCCTGATAGCGAAGATGCCCGATGCTCCGTCGCGCATCGAGGTGCTGCATCACGTTGCCCTCGGCACGCGCGCCGATCACTTCGCGTGGATGAAGCAGCCGCAGGCGGTGGTGGACGCGCTGCTTGCCTGA
- the galE gene encoding UDP-glucose 4-epimerase GalE, whose amino-acid sequence MRILLCGGAGYIGAHAYVVLVERGHEVVVADNFSNSSPGVLARLQQITGGPVPFQPLDLRDREAVSGFFARQPFDAVVHFAALKSVGESCERPLDYFHNNIGGTLNLLHGMQQAGVKRLVFSSSATVYGDPASVPVREDAHLQVTNPYGRTKLVMEELIGDLCRADADFHAVNLRYFNPVGAHVSGLIGEDPGGIPNNLMPFICQVAVGRRERLSVFGGDWPTLDGTGVRDYIHVMDLARAHADALDFVARERRNLTVNLGTGQGISVLQLVKAFADAAAREIPYQVVARRPGDVAEVYADPSLAQRTLGWRAELGVEAMCRDAWRWQSLNPQGYPAA is encoded by the coding sequence ATGCGGATCCTGTTGTGCGGTGGCGCGGGCTACATCGGCGCGCATGCCTACGTGGTGCTCGTCGAGCGTGGCCACGAGGTGGTGGTGGCCGACAACTTCAGCAACAGCTCGCCGGGCGTGCTGGCACGTCTGCAACAGATCACCGGCGGGCCGGTTCCTTTCCAGCCTCTGGATCTGCGCGACCGCGAAGCCGTGAGCGGATTCTTCGCCCGGCAGCCCTTCGACGCTGTGGTCCACTTCGCCGCGCTGAAATCGGTGGGCGAATCCTGTGAGCGTCCGCTGGACTATTTCCACAACAACATCGGCGGCACGCTCAACCTGCTGCACGGCATGCAGCAGGCCGGGGTGAAGCGCCTGGTGTTCAGCTCCTCCGCGACCGTCTACGGTGACCCCGCCAGCGTGCCCGTCCGCGAGGACGCGCACCTGCAGGTCACCAATCCCTACGGCCGCACCAAGCTGGTCATGGAGGAGCTGATTGGCGACCTGTGCCGCGCCGATGCCGATTTCCACGCGGTGAACCTGCGCTATTTCAACCCGGTCGGTGCGCACGTATCGGGGCTTATCGGCGAAGACCCGGGCGGCATACCCAACAACCTGATGCCCTTCATTTGCCAAGTGGCCGTGGGGCGGCGCGAGCGGCTGAGCGTTTTCGGCGGCGACTGGCCTACGCTGGACGGCACCGGTGTGCGCGACTACATCCACGTCATGGACCTTGCCCGCGCGCACGCCGACGCACTGGATTTCGTCGCGCGTGAGCGACGCAATCTCACCGTGAACCTGGGTACCGGCCAGGGCATCAGCGTACTGCAGCTTGTGAAGGCGTTCGCCGACGCGGCGGCGCGCGAGATCCCATACCAGGTGGTGGCGCGACGACCCGGCGACGTCGCCGAGGTCTACGCCGATCCTTCGCTCGCGCAGCGCACGCTCGGTTGGCGCGCGGAACTCGGGGTAGAAGCCATGTGCCGGGATGCATGGCGCTGGCAGTCGTTGAATCCGCAGGGATATCCCGCCGCCTGA
- a CDS encoding diguanylate cyclase: protein MPIDAARDMAEQNRSRYGLRMYRMRALGLGLGGICVAAVLWEHGASPWLWALLVANAALWPHLAYLRVKAQVEEPLQAEFQNLTFDAAMGGFWIAAMQFDALPSMLLAVMLTMDKIIIGGGRFAQRTLAAMVLTCVAASAAWGFAFDPFTSYPVVLACLPFLAIYPMAISIATHSLSRKARQQKVLLEKMARFDAATGLMNRQQWLHAATSELQRYQRLTRPAVLVLIDIDRFKDINDGYGHTIGDEVVEEFARLLKACLRDSDTGGRYGGDEFGIVMPNTRWEEAIVAAERLRRQVAAYSFSARGLRCTVSIGLSEPHPGIATVSDWINSADGALYRAKAQGRDCIVVGC, encoded by the coding sequence TTGCCCATCGATGCTGCGCGCGACATGGCGGAACAGAACCGCTCACGCTACGGCTTGCGCATGTACCGGATGCGCGCGCTGGGGCTGGGGCTGGGAGGCATCTGCGTCGCGGCGGTCCTGTGGGAGCACGGGGCTTCGCCCTGGCTGTGGGCATTGCTGGTCGCCAACGCGGCGCTCTGGCCCCACCTGGCCTACCTGCGGGTCAAGGCGCAGGTCGAAGAACCGTTGCAGGCCGAGTTCCAGAACCTGACGTTCGACGCGGCGATGGGCGGTTTCTGGATCGCTGCCATGCAGTTCGACGCGCTGCCGAGCATGTTGCTCGCCGTGATGCTGACGATGGACAAGATCATCATCGGCGGTGGCCGCTTCGCGCAGCGCACGCTCGCCGCGATGGTGCTGACCTGTGTGGCGGCGAGTGCGGCATGGGGGTTCGCGTTCGATCCTTTCACGAGCTATCCCGTCGTACTCGCCTGCCTTCCGTTCCTGGCGATCTACCCGATGGCGATCAGCATCGCCACGCATTCGCTGTCTCGCAAGGCCCGGCAGCAGAAGGTGCTGTTGGAGAAGATGGCACGCTTCGATGCCGCCACCGGATTGATGAACCGCCAGCAGTGGCTGCATGCAGCGACGTCCGAACTCCAGCGCTACCAGCGGCTCACGCGTCCTGCGGTGCTGGTCCTGATCGACATCGATCGCTTCAAGGACATCAATGACGGCTACGGCCACACTATCGGCGACGAGGTGGTGGAGGAGTTCGCGCGGCTGCTGAAGGCCTGCCTGCGCGACAGCGACACCGGCGGACGCTACGGCGGCGACGAGTTCGGCATCGTCATGCCGAACACGCGCTGGGAGGAGGCGATCGTGGCCGCGGAGCGCCTGCGCCGGCAGGTGGCGGCGTATTCCTTCTCCGCCCGCGGGTTGCGCTGCACGGTCAGCATCGGCCTGTCCGAACCGCACCCGGGCATCGCGACGGTATCCGACTGGATCAACAGTGCGGATGGCGCGCTTTACCGCGCGAAGGCTCAAGGCCGCGACTGCATCGTCGTGGGCTGCTGA
- the thiD gene encoding bifunctional hydroxymethylpyrimidine kinase/phosphomethylpyrimidine kinase: MTPPSVVSALTIAGSDSGGGAGIQADLKTFAAHRVHGVSAIAALTAQHTRGVTAVNVPPMDFLRAQLDACFDDFDIRAVKLGMLATSEVIGVVADALHDHRPATIVVDPVMVATSGAKLLEDSALHALRTQLLPLAHVVTPNLPEAELLLGRPIPDAAAMRGAAQDLLALGARAVFLKGGHLPGDGDVVDLYVDESGMTETSHARLALEAHGTGCTLASAIAARCALGMPMKQACLAASDYVHAALRGGYRPGRSDILVLDHFGAAPDA; encoded by the coding sequence ATGACGCCTCCTTCCGTGGTTTCCGCCCTCACCATCGCCGGCTCCGATTCCGGCGGCGGCGCGGGCATCCAGGCCGACCTGAAGACCTTCGCCGCGCATCGCGTACACGGCGTGTCCGCGATCGCCGCGCTCACTGCCCAACACACGCGCGGCGTGACGGCGGTGAACGTGCCGCCGATGGATTTCCTGCGCGCGCAACTGGACGCCTGCTTCGACGACTTCGACATCCGCGCGGTGAAGCTGGGCATGCTCGCCACCTCCGAGGTGATCGGCGTGGTCGCCGATGCCTTGCACGATCATCGCCCCGCGACGATCGTGGTCGATCCGGTAATGGTGGCGACGAGCGGCGCCAAGCTGCTCGAAGACAGTGCGCTGCATGCGCTGCGCACGCAGCTCCTGCCCCTGGCGCACGTGGTGACGCCCAATCTCCCTGAAGCCGAACTGCTGCTCGGCCGGCCGATCCCCGACGCCGCCGCCATGCGCGGCGCCGCGCAGGATCTGCTCGCCCTCGGCGCACGCGCTGTATTCCTCAAGGGCGGCCACCTGCCCGGCGACGGCGACGTGGTGGACCTGTACGTCGATGAGTCGGGCATGACGGAAACCTCGCACGCCAGGTTGGCCTTGGAGGCGCACGGCACCGGCTGCACGCTGGCTTCCGCCATTGCCGCGCGTTGCGCGCTAGGCATGCCGATGAAGCAGGCATGCCTGGCAGCCTCCGACTACGTGCATGCGGCATTGCGCGGCGGCTATCGCCCCGGCCGCAGCGACATCCTCGTGCTCGATCACTTCGGAGCGGCGCCCGACGCATGA
- a CDS encoding YoaK family protein, with product MGLHLPRWVWIGAVALACVAGMVNVIGYLGFEHQAVSHLTGTTSLLGAALAQGNLRAVAHLWGMLIAFCLGAMLSGLIIQDQTLRLGRRYGAALALEALLLLAAIPLFKQEQIWGALLAATACGLQNAMVTTYSGAAVRTTHLSGMFTDLGIGLGHLLRGMPLQVRRLTLSGLIISGFLGGGVLGALLYRQFGYDALLAPALLTGLTGTGYVVYRQWRQRGSVADA from the coding sequence ATGGGCCTGCACCTTCCCCGCTGGGTCTGGATCGGCGCGGTCGCGCTGGCCTGCGTGGCGGGGATGGTCAACGTCATCGGCTACCTCGGCTTCGAACACCAGGCGGTCAGCCACCTGACCGGCACCACCAGTCTTTTGGGTGCCGCGCTCGCACAGGGCAATCTGCGCGCCGTGGCGCACCTGTGGGGCATGCTGATCGCCTTCTGCCTGGGCGCCATGCTCAGCGGGCTGATCATCCAGGATCAGACGCTCAGGCTCGGGCGTCGCTACGGCGCGGCGCTCGCGCTGGAGGCCTTGTTGCTTCTTGCTGCGATTCCGTTGTTCAAGCAAGAGCAGATCTGGGGCGCATTGCTGGCCGCCACCGCGTGCGGCCTGCAGAACGCGATGGTCACCACCTACAGCGGTGCGGCGGTGCGTACCACGCACCTCAGCGGCATGTTCACCGATCTCGGCATCGGCCTCGGCCACCTCCTGCGCGGCATGCCGCTGCAGGTACGGCGACTGACGCTCAGCGGGTTGATCATCAGCGGCTTCCTGGGAGGCGGCGTGCTTGGCGCGCTGCTGTACCGGCAGTTCGGTTATGACGCCCTGCTGGCGCCCGCCCTGCTGACCGGCCTGACCGGCACGGGCTACGTGGTCTACCGGCAGTGGCGACAACGAGGATCGGTCGCCGACGCCTAG